A genomic region of Equus caballus isolate H_3958 breed thoroughbred chromosome 1, TB-T2T, whole genome shotgun sequence contains the following coding sequences:
- the ZNF503 gene encoding zinc finger protein 503: protein MSTAPSLSALRSSKHSGGGSGSADPAWTSALSGNSSGPGSGSGSSLAGSTKPFVHAVPPSDPLRQANRLPIKVLKMLTARTGHILHPEYLQPLPSTPVSPIELDAKKSPLALLAQTCSQIGKPDPSPSSKLSSVASNGGGAGGAGGGAAGDKDAKSGPLKLSDIGVEDKSSFKPYSKPGSDKKEPGGGGGGGGGGGGGGGGGVSAEKSGFRVPSATCQPFTPRTGSPSSSASACSPGGMLPSAGGGQEGKDDKKDPDAGGGGGSGKGSGGASAEGGPTGLAHGRISCGGGINVDVNQHPDGGPGGKALGSDCGGSSGSSSGSGPSAPTSSSVLGSGLVAPVSPYKPGQTVFPLPPAGMTYPGSLAGAYAGYPPQFLPHGVALDPTKPGSLVGAQLAAAAAGSLGCSKPAGSSPLAGASPPSVMTASLCRDPYCLSYHCASHLAGAAAASASCAHDPAAALKSGYPLVYPTHPLHGVHSSLTAAAAAGATPPSLAGHPLYPYGFMLPNDPLPHICNWVSANGPCDKRFATSEELLSHLRTHTAFPGTDKLLSGYPSSSSLASAAAAAMACHMHIPTSGAPGSPGTLALRSPHHALGLSSRYHPYSKSPLPTPGAPVPVPAATGPYYSPYALYGQRLTTASALGYQ, encoded by the exons ATGAGCACAGCGCCCTCGCTTTCTGCCCTAAGAAGCAGTAAGCACAGCGGCGGCGGCAGTGGCAGTGCAGACCCTGCCTGGACCAGTGCGCTCTCTGGAAATAGCTCCGGCcccggctccggctccggctcgTCCCTGGCCGGCAGCACCAAGCCTTTTGTGCACGCCGTGCCTCCCTCTGACCCTCTCCGCCAGGCTAACCGCCTGCCCATCAAGGTGCTGAAGATGCTGACGGCACGGACTGGCCATATTTTGCACCCCGAGTACTTGCAGCCCTTACCTTCGACTCCTGTCAGCCCCATCGAG CTTGATGCCAAGAAGAGCCCGCTGGCGCTGTTGGCGCAAACATGCTCACAGATCGGGAAGCCCGACCCCTCGCCCTCCTCCAAACTCTCTTCGGTCGCCTCCAATGGGGGCGGCGCGGGCGGTGccggcggcggcgccgcgggcgACAAGGACGCAAAGTCGGGCCCCCTCAAGCTGAGCGACATCGGCGTGGAGGACAAGTCGAGTTTCAAGCCGTACTCCAAACCTGGCTCGGATAAGAAGGAGCCGGGAGGCGGCGGaggagggggcggcgggggcggcgggggcggcggagGGGGGGTTTCGGCAGAGAAGTCCGGATTCCGGGTACCGAGCGCCACCTGCCAGCCATTCACGCCCAGGACAGGCAGCCCAAGCTCCAGCGCCTCGGCCTGCTCGCCAGGAGGCATGCTGCCCTCGGCCGGGGGCGGCCAGGAGGGCAAAGACGACAAGAAGGACCCCGAcgccggcggcggcggtggcAGCGGCAAGGGCTCCGGGGGCGCCTCGGCCGAAGGTGGACCCACTGGGTTGGCGCACGGCCGGATTAGCTGCGGTGGTGGGATTAATGTGGATGTGAACCAGCACCCAGATGGGGGCCCCGGGGGCAAGGCTTTAGGCTCGGACTGCGGCGGATCATCGGGCTCCAGCTCCGGCTCGGGCCCCAGCGCGCCCACCTCTTCCTCcgtgctgggctctgggctggTGGCGCCCGTATCGCCCTACAAGCCGGGCCAGACAGTGTTTCCTCTGCCTCCCGCAGGCATGACctacccaggcagcctggctggggCCTACGCCGGCTACCCTCCCCAGTTCCTGCCACACGGCGTGGCGCTCGACCCCACCAAGCCCGGCAGCCTGGTGGGGGCGCAGCTGGCAGCGGCCGCGGCGGGCTCTCTGGGCTGCAGTAAGCCGGCCGGCTCGAGTCCCTTGGCCGGGGCGTCGCCTCCGTCCGTGATGACAGCCAGTTTGTGCCGGGACCCGTACTGCCTCAGCTACCACTGCGCCAGCCACCTGGCAGGGGCGGCGGCAGCCAGCGCTTCGTGCGCGCACGATCCAGCCGCGGCGCTCAAGTCCGGATACCCGTTGGTGTACCCCACGCACCCGCTGCACGGCGTGCACTCATCGCTAACAGCTGCCGCCGCTGCCGGCGCCACACCGCCCTCCCTGGCCGGCCACCCTCTCTACCCCTACGGCTTCATGCTCCCTAACGACCCGCTCCCCCATATCTGCAACTGGGTGTCGGCCAATGGGCCGTGCGACAAGCGCTTCGCCACGTCCGAAGAGCTGCTGAGCCACTTGCGGACCCATACGGCATTCCCTGGGACAGACAAACTGCTGTCGGGCTACCCCAGCTCGTCCTCCCTGGCCAGCGCCGCGGCGGCCGCCATGGCTTGCCACATGCACATCCCCACGTCCGGTGCTCCGGGCAGCCCCGGGACGCTGGCGCTGCGCAGCCCCCATCACGCGCTGGGACTCAGCAGCCGCTACCACCCTTATTCTAAGAGCCCGCTCCCTACGCCCGGCGCTCCCGTGCCGGTGCCCGCCGCCACCGGACCCTACTACTCCCCCTACGCCCTCTACGGACAGAGACTGACCACGGCCTCGGCACTGGGGTATCAGTGA